AAGACTGAAACAGAGCTAGTTGTTTTATTTACAAAAGCGATGCAACTGGATCAGATGCTTCAGGATATCCAACCGGTTCTTTCCGAAAATACAAAAGTTTTATGTCTTTTGAATGGTATTGGTCATGAAGATATCATCGCAAGTTATGTTCCAGAACAAAATATTTTTATTGGAAATACAATGTGGACAGCTGGAATTGAAGGGCCTGGACGCGTCAAATTATTTGGCGAAGGGTCTGTTGAGTTACAAAATTTTGCAAAAGGTCAAGAAGAGGCGGCTATTGAATTGGCAAAAATTTTGTCTCAAGCTGGCTTGAACGCTAAATACTCTGATAATATTCTTTATTCTATTTATCGTAAAGCCTGTGTCAATGGGACTATGAATGGTCTGTGTACAATTTTAGATACTAACATGGCCGGCTTTGGGGCAACTAAGTTTGCCGACGAAATGGTTACAAAAATTGTGAACGAATTTGCTGAGATTGCAGCTCAAGAAGAGGTATTTCTTGATGTTGAAGAGGTCATAGCCCATATTGAAACTTGTTTTGATCCAGAACTTATAGGTCTGCACTATC
The DNA window shown above is from Lactococcus sp. S-13 and carries:
- a CDS encoding 2-dehydropantoate 2-reductase produces the protein MKIIIAGAGAMGSRFGLMLHQAGNEVTLVDGWQDHVKAIKENGLKANFNGEEVTAHLAIEWQQELSSLKTETELVVLFTKAMQLDQMLQDIQPVLSENTKVLCLLNGIGHEDIIASYVPEQNIFIGNTMWTAGIEGPGRVKLFGEGSVELQNFAKGQEEAAIELAKILSQAGLNAKYSDNILYSIYRKACVNGTMNGLCTILDTNMAGFGATKFADEMVTKIVNEFAEIAAQEEVFLDVEEVIAHIETCFDPELIGLHYPSMYQDLIKHNRLTEIDYINGAVSRKGKKYHVPTPYCDFLTQLIHSKEEILHAQ